In Campylobacterota bacterium, one DNA window encodes the following:
- a CDS encoding DUF1669 domain-containing protein, which produces MKKRMAGVLFFLALSVILRVQPECRSLFSPRDDVSTKLIELIKHAQTSIDVAVYMLTAKPLAQALIDAHNRGVKVTVIVDPISCDKFGKGDFLAENNVVVKVFDQSKAHKNFFGSDDVLMHHKFAIFDNTVVWTGSFNWTKSANEKHRENVIVTDDKNIITDYRKEFAQLLKISKPFRAKAKAVREPERPQGQQAIKANMTKNNAHPALAQAAALQQ; this is translated from the coding sequence ATGAAAAAGCGTATGGCTGGAGTCTTATTTTTCCTAGCACTTAGTGTAATACTTCGGGTACAACCAGAATGTCGTAGTCTTTTTTCTCCCCGCGATGATGTTTCTACAAAGCTTATCGAACTTATCAAACATGCTCAAACAAGTATTGATGTAGCTGTCTATATGCTTACAGCAAAGCCTCTAGCTCAGGCACTAATCGACGCTCATAACCGAGGGGTCAAAGTTACCGTTATTGTAGACCCCATAAGCTGTGACAAATTTGGCAAGGGAGATTTCTTAGCCGAAAACAATGTCGTGGTCAAAGTATTTGATCAAAGCAAAGCTCACAAAAATTTTTTTGGCAGTGACGATGTGCTTATGCACCATAAATTTGCAATCTTTGACAACACTGTCGTTTGGACGGGTTCATTTAACTGGACAAAATCAGCCAACGAAAAACACCGCGAAAACGTTATAGTCACTGACGATAAAAATATTATCACCGACTACCGAAAAGAATTTGCTCAGCTCTTAAAGATCAGTAAGCCATTTAGGGCAAAGGCAAAAGCAGTGCGCGAGCCGGAGCGGCCTCAAGGCCAGCAAGCAATAAAGGCAAACATGACAAAAAATAATGCCCACCCTGCGCTTGCGCAAGCCGCAGCCCTTCAACAATAA
- the gnd gene encoding decarboxylating 6-phosphogluconate dehydrogenase, with translation MESMKIGLVGLGKMGQAITHRLVQAGHNVAGFDMGQQARQQARESGVEIVTTLEELATKARIIWIMVPQGEPVDQVIEQLLPNLRSEDILIDGGNSLYKDTIRRHQALQEKKIHFLDCGTSGGVHGRDIGFSLMVGGDQQVFEKIIPLFAAVAAPDGFGYMGPAGAGHYVKMVHNGIEYALLQAYGEGLDLLKNGHYPNLDLEKVTKVWANGSIIRSWIVELAHEVFEQDQTLEHISGYIAENKTGQWTSQAAHEKNVPVKLIDEALAIRAWSRSTGGNFGTKVVAMLRNKFGGHTVKKNEEE, from the coding sequence ATGGAAAGCATGAAGATAGGACTTGTTGGACTTGGTAAAATGGGCCAAGCCATTACTCATCGCCTTGTTCAAGCGGGACATAACGTTGCTGGCTTTGACATGGGCCAGCAAGCACGGCAGCAAGCGCGTGAGAGCGGTGTTGAAATTGTTACAACGCTTGAAGAACTAGCTACCAAAGCTCGCATTATTTGGATTATGGTTCCACAGGGTGAACCTGTTGATCAGGTGATTGAACAATTATTACCAAACCTTCGCTCAGAAGACATTCTCATTGATGGTGGTAACAGTTTGTACAAAGACACAATCAGACGCCATCAAGCATTGCAAGAGAAAAAAATTCATTTTCTCGATTGTGGCACATCAGGTGGTGTGCATGGTCGTGATATTGGATTTTCACTCATGGTTGGCGGAGACCAGCAAGTCTTTGAAAAAATAATACCGTTGTTTGCCGCCGTTGCAGCTCCAGATGGATTTGGTTACATGGGTCCGGCTGGAGCCGGGCATTATGTAAAGATGGTGCATAATGGTATAGAGTATGCATTGCTCCAAGCATATGGAGAAGGCCTTGATCTGTTAAAAAATGGACATTATCCCAACCTTGACCTTGAAAAAGTAACCAAGGTATGGGCAAATGGCTCGATAATTCGCTCATGGATTGTTGAACTGGCGCACGAAGTTTTCGAGCAAGACCAGACACTTGAGCATATCTCAGGTTATATAGCTGAAAACAAGACAGGGCAATGGACGTCTCAGGCTGCTCATGAGAAGAACGTACCAGTCAAACTGATTGATGAAGCACTTGCCATACGTGCATGGTCACGCTCTACTGGTGGTAATTTTGGAACAAAGGTTGTTGCCATGTTGCGCAATAAATTTGGTGGGCATACAGTAAAAAAGAATGAAGAGGAGTGA
- the atpH gene encoding ATP synthase F1 subunit delta, which translates to MVIERIIIARKYALAFFVHYSDQVDSITIEKLQAILKYIKIRKDIFAYINLSTVPEEEKNNIRKTVIDTLGLGYGFKQLMKILYRHKRIHLLSDVIKHIVYLYHKQNDIVIFNVLTSHPITDGERAAIEQFIERNVPGKHASINFSVNKNLISGIRIKSDSLFWENSIAKQLKDLERSLLEKAQL; encoded by the coding sequence ATGGTTATTGAACGTATCATCATAGCTAGAAAATATGCCTTGGCTTTTTTCGTTCATTACAGCGATCAAGTTGACTCAATAACCATAGAAAAGTTGCAAGCCATTCTAAAATACATAAAAATACGTAAAGACATTTTTGCTTATATCAATCTATCAACAGTTCCAGAAGAGGAAAAAAACAATATCCGCAAAACAGTCATCGACACCTTAGGCCTTGGCTATGGCTTTAAACAACTTATGAAAATTTTATATAGGCATAAACGAATTCACTTACTTAGTGATGTCATCAAACACATTGTATACCTCTACCATAAACAAAATGATATCGTTATATTTAACGTTTTGACTTCACATCCCATAACAGACGGCGAGCGAGCAGCCATAGAGCAATTTATTGAACGTAACGTACCTGGCAAGCATGCCTCCATTAATTTTTCAGTTAATAAAAATCTCATCAGTGGTATACGCATAAAAAGTGACTCACTCTTCTGGGAAAATTCTATCGCAAAACAACTAAAAGATCTTGAACGATCATTGTTAGAGAAAGCGCAATTATGA
- the atpE gene encoding ATP synthase F0 subunit C, with protein sequence MTDVITVKAAAYIAAGICMGIGALGPALGLGFIGGKACESLGKKPECADALFKTMIMSAAFVESTAIYVLLIAGALILYVG encoded by the coding sequence ATGACCGATGTTATAACAGTCAAAGCAGCCGCATATATTGCTGCCGGCATTTGTATGGGAATAGGAGCACTTGGTCCCGCATTAGGTCTTGGTTTTATTGGTGGTAAAGCGTGCGAAAGCCTAGGCAAAAAACCAGAGTGTGCTGATGCGTTATTCAAAACAATGATTATGTCTGCAGCATTCGTAGAATCGACAGCAATTTACGTACTTCTTATAGCTGGAGCACTTATTTTGTACGTAGGATAA
- a CDS encoding ATP-dependent RecD-like DNA helicase, producing MQEQYAELTGVIDRVIFKSQENGFSVIALKVGKSESVVVKGYLPDIHQGQQVSLKGSWGFHAKFGRQFEVKECVAQLPSSVAGIEKYLASGMIKGIGPKFAQRVVAKFGAQTLEIINEEPSRLLEVGGIGQKRIERIILAWQEQKEVARVMVFLREKDVSTAYAVKIFKAYGNQAISKITQNPYRLVEDIWGVGFKTADGIAIKLGIEPDSLERVKAGILHGITAATDMGHLYIEVGKLKEEVAKLLEIELEAATDKIKAALQDLYYEDKVKLISYQDQHYLTLPKYYFSEFGIARKAQKLIERGKQQGPGSFDFEKIYKDIRVADQRGVELNEDQQRGIMTCLQSKVTIITGGPGTGKTTMIKRLIDVLGASKIKFRLAAPTGRAAKRMAESTGCYTETLHRLLEFSPNDMAFTRNEQHALELDYLIIDEASMIDVFLMHSVLKAMPAHASLVLIGDVDQLPSVGAGNVLNDLIKSEKIDVVRLKTVFRQAQDSLIIVNAHRVNKGIFPTSSLPAPKKDFIYIKEDKPENTFAQLRQIYTKKLGRYGISTSNAVVLVPMNRGVVGTTRLNQELQHVLNPEQEGAPHVTQFGQVYRIGDRVMQIRNNYEKFVFNGDMGVINAIDRSEQKLQINFGGRELEYDFAELNELTLSYAISIHKSQGSEFDAVIIPIFMQHFILLQRNLIYTAITRAKKLCILIGQPRAIAVGINNDKGIDRLTFLPQYLTTDLEAR from the coding sequence GTGCAGGAGCAATACGCAGAATTGACTGGGGTTATCGATAGAGTCATTTTTAAGAGTCAGGAAAACGGTTTTTCTGTAATTGCTTTAAAAGTTGGTAAATCAGAGTCGGTTGTAGTCAAAGGCTATCTACCAGACATTCACCAAGGTCAACAGGTTAGCTTAAAGGGTAGTTGGGGTTTTCATGCAAAATTTGGGCGACAATTTGAAGTAAAAGAATGTGTCGCCCAACTTCCCTCAAGTGTAGCGGGTATAGAGAAATATCTTGCATCGGGAATGATTAAAGGTATAGGTCCAAAGTTTGCACAACGAGTTGTAGCAAAATTTGGTGCTCAGACGTTGGAGATTATCAATGAGGAGCCATCGCGCCTGCTTGAGGTTGGTGGTATCGGGCAGAAACGTATCGAGCGTATCATCCTTGCCTGGCAAGAGCAAAAAGAAGTTGCCCGGGTTATGGTTTTTCTACGTGAAAAAGATGTTTCCACAGCATATGCGGTTAAAATTTTTAAAGCATATGGCAATCAGGCTATTTCAAAAATTACGCAAAATCCGTATCGTCTCGTTGAAGATATTTGGGGTGTTGGTTTTAAAACAGCTGATGGTATTGCCATTAAGCTTGGTATTGAGCCTGACTCTCTTGAGCGTGTCAAGGCAGGTATTTTGCATGGCATTACGGCTGCCACAGACATGGGGCATCTGTACATCGAAGTTGGAAAGCTTAAGGAAGAGGTAGCCAAGCTTTTAGAGATCGAGCTTGAGGCAGCTACTGATAAAATCAAGGCTGCACTGCAAGATTTGTACTATGAGGATAAAGTTAAGCTGATCTCTTATCAGGACCAACATTATCTAACGTTGCCGAAATATTATTTTTCTGAGTTTGGTATTGCGCGTAAAGCACAAAAGCTGATTGAACGGGGTAAGCAGCAGGGTCCTGGTAGTTTTGATTTTGAAAAAATTTACAAAGATATTCGTGTTGCAGATCAGCGCGGCGTTGAGCTTAATGAAGACCAACAGCGAGGAATAATGACGTGCCTACAAAGCAAGGTAACCATTATTACTGGTGGGCCAGGTACGGGTAAGACAACAATGATTAAACGGCTGATTGATGTATTGGGTGCGAGTAAGATAAAGTTTCGGTTGGCAGCCCCAACGGGACGTGCAGCAAAGCGGATGGCGGAGAGTACGGGATGCTACACAGAGACATTGCACCGCTTGCTTGAATTTTCTCCTAACGATATGGCTTTTACTCGTAATGAGCAACATGCGCTTGAGCTTGATTATTTGATTATTGACGAAGCATCTATGATAGATGTTTTTTTGATGCATTCGGTGCTAAAGGCAATGCCGGCCCATGCTAGCTTAGTGCTTATTGGTGACGTTGATCAATTGCCCTCTGTCGGTGCAGGTAATGTTTTAAACGATTTAATTAAGTCAGAAAAAATCGATGTTGTTAGACTTAAAACAGTTTTTCGTCAGGCGCAAGATTCATTAATTATTGTTAATGCTCACCGGGTTAATAAAGGAATTTTTCCGACATCCTCGCTTCCAGCCCCTAAAAAAGATTTTATTTATATCAAAGAAGATAAGCCTGAAAACACATTTGCACAGCTACGCCAAATTTATACCAAAAAATTGGGCCGCTATGGAATTAGCACCAGCAATGCAGTTGTACTTGTACCGATGAATCGAGGTGTAGTTGGGACTACACGTCTTAACCAGGAGTTACAGCATGTGCTCAACCCTGAGCAGGAGGGAGCACCACACGTTACGCAGTTTGGGCAGGTATATCGCATTGGTGATCGTGTTATGCAAATTCGTAACAACTACGAAAAATTTGTGTTTAATGGCGATATGGGAGTTATTAATGCCATAGATAGGAGTGAGCAAAAACTTCAGATCAACTTTGGGGGGAGAGAGTTAGAGTATGATTTTGCCGAACTCAATGAGCTTACCCTTTCGTATGCTATTTCGATTCACAAGAGTCAGGGTTCTGAGTTTGATGCAGTGATCATCCCCATTTTTATGCAACATTTTATTTTGTTGCAGCGAAATCTTATTTACACAGCAATTACCCGGGCTAAAAAACTTTGTATTTTGATAGGCCAACCAAGAGCAATTGCTGTTGGTATCAACAATGACAAGGGCATCGACCGACTTACCTTTTTACCTCAATATTTGACCACAGACCTAGAGGCTCGTTAG
- a CDS encoding cell division protein FtsL, which yields MGAYKYVIGILLSATFLFCFAKIYQHNTIIRLRYKLQRLEQEHKGLELEKQQLLVQVCQLQDHSKAKELARKELNMQELNLKQVKVLTLKTTTSQTVTMGTFHA from the coding sequence ATGGGAGCCTATAAATACGTAATTGGAATCTTATTATCTGCTACTTTCTTGTTTTGTTTTGCCAAAATTTATCAACACAATACAATTATTCGCTTGCGTTATAAACTTCAGCGGTTAGAGCAAGAGCACAAAGGTCTTGAGCTTGAAAAGCAGCAATTGTTGGTCCAGGTTTGTCAGTTGCAAGATCACAGTAAGGCAAAAGAATTAGCGCGTAAAGAGCTGAATATGCAAGAGCTTAACCTCAAACAGGTCAAAGTGCTCACTCTAAAAACAACTACATCTCAGACAGTGACAATGGGAACCTTTCATGCGTAA
- a CDS encoding cysteine--tRNA ligase, translating into MKLKITNTLTKQEEFFTPLQEGKVNLYVCGITPYDYAHLGHGRAYVHFDFLLRLLRQLGYDVAYARNFTDIDDKLINRAQEMGGNTTYKDVAEKFIAAYTDDMQALNCITPEYEPRVTECIPEIIIFIEELIKKEHAYVIDNDVYFDISTFKEYGKLSGRDLNDLLAGARVDVDERKKNASDFALWKGNNNNEYWQSPWGYGRPGWHIECSVMAKKHLGQTIDIHGGGMDLIFPHHENEIAQTEALHDKPFANYWIHNAFVNVNKVKMSKSLGNFMTLHEAFKTVDPMVLRYFFLQHHYTTPIDFNPVDVDAAKTAYKKLCSHFSDPSLTILNSKQCKQFAEQSDIANTMLQALCNNLNTPKLLGLVFENLATIKTSLELANFIYTMLSGILGLTLQPFKEQTLDITPEIQALLDERTQAREQKDWARADAIRDQLTAMGYQAQDKKIG; encoded by the coding sequence ATGAAGCTAAAAATTACAAACACACTCACTAAGCAAGAAGAATTTTTCACTCCTTTGCAAGAAGGAAAAGTAAATTTATATGTCTGTGGTATAACACCGTATGATTACGCTCACCTTGGCCACGGCCGAGCATATGTTCATTTTGACTTTCTACTCCGCCTGCTGCGTCAACTAGGTTACGATGTAGCCTACGCACGAAATTTCACTGATATTGATGATAAGCTCATCAATCGTGCCCAAGAGATGGGTGGAAATACGACATACAAAGATGTCGCTGAAAAATTCATTGCTGCATACACCGATGATATGCAAGCACTCAATTGCATAACGCCAGAATATGAACCACGCGTGACGGAATGCATTCCAGAAATTATCATCTTCATCGAAGAACTCATCAAAAAAGAACATGCCTACGTTATTGATAACGATGTGTATTTTGACATCAGCACATTTAAAGAATACGGCAAACTCTCAGGCAGAGATCTAAATGACTTGTTGGCCGGTGCACGCGTCGATGTTGATGAGCGTAAAAAAAATGCTAGTGACTTTGCACTATGGAAGGGCAACAACAATAACGAATACTGGCAGTCTCCATGGGGTTATGGTCGACCAGGATGGCACATTGAATGTTCTGTTATGGCCAAAAAACATCTCGGACAAACAATTGACATCCATGGTGGCGGCATGGATCTTATTTTTCCTCATCATGAAAATGAAATTGCCCAAACAGAGGCGCTTCACGACAAACCATTTGCAAACTACTGGATACACAACGCCTTTGTAAATGTTAACAAAGTTAAAATGTCAAAATCGTTGGGCAACTTTATGACGCTGCACGAAGCGTTTAAAACTGTTGACCCCATGGTACTGCGCTATTTCTTTTTACAACACCATTACACAACTCCAATCGACTTTAATCCCGTTGATGTTGACGCCGCAAAAACAGCTTACAAAAAACTGTGCTCCCATTTTTCTGACCCGTCTCTTACAATACTCAACAGCAAGCAATGTAAACAATTTGCAGAACAATCTGATATTGCTAACACTATGCTGCAAGCACTATGCAATAACTTGAATACCCCAAAGCTTTTGGGACTTGTATTTGAAAACCTTGCCACAATAAAGACATCACTCGAACTTGCCAACTTTATCTACACCATGCTCTCAGGTATACTTGGGCTTACGCTGCAACCGTTCAAAGAGCAAACCCTTGACATTACCCCAGAGATTCAGGCATTGCTAGATGAGCGAACACAAGCACGTGAGCAAAAAGACTGGGCTCGTGCAGACGCTATTCGCGACCAACTGACTGCCATGGGCTACCAAGCACAAGATAAAAAAATAGGGTAA
- the trxA gene encoding thioredoxin, with product MSTTLKRLWLICLIAILSGCGDWFSTANSKTKNNKKSTHVTEVVSEQDFNTMVLKSDKPVVVDFWATWCGACKTMLPIFSKLAGEMNKDYKFVSIDIDKAKGLANKYGVTAIPTFLFFDGGQKKGQIVGGQSEAAFKKAIEDNLKQAATKSGTTSATAPTA from the coding sequence ATGAGTACAACGTTAAAACGTCTTTGGTTGATCTGTTTGATAGCGATCCTGTCGGGGTGTGGAGATTGGTTCAGCACGGCAAACAGCAAAACAAAAAACAATAAGAAATCAACCCACGTTACCGAAGTTGTAAGCGAACAAGATTTCAATACCATGGTCCTCAAATCAGACAAACCAGTTGTCGTTGACTTTTGGGCAACATGGTGCGGTGCATGCAAAACCATGCTCCCTATTTTTAGCAAGCTCGCTGGTGAAATGAACAAAGACTATAAATTTGTCAGCATCGATATTGATAAAGCAAAAGGACTCGCCAATAAGTATGGTGTAACAGCCATCCCTACGTTTCTGTTCTTTGATGGTGGACAAAAAAAAGGTCAGATCGTCGGCGGCCAAAGCGAAGCAGCATTTAAAAAAGCAATTGAAGACAATTTGAAGCAAGCCGCAACAAAATCAGGAACTACATCCGCAACAGCTCCAACAGCATAA
- the zwf gene encoding glucose-6-phosphate dehydrogenase, which yields MQNECTFVLLGATGDLAKRKLIPAIYKLVADKMISKFVLVGAALSDTTIEQVLSDGKKFITGIDEQVWQKITQAAYYHQMDFHDDSAYAPFYELLQRVEQKHGLFGNRIYYLAVMPQHFAFLTRNLAQCCIVRQRDDHGNEPWSRIVYEKPFGYDLVSAQEINDSIAQVYDEKQVYRIDHYLGKELVSNIALARFTNRVFEPLWNNEHIESVQIVLSEKIGIEGRGEFYDACGALKDVVQNHMLQILSLIAMEPPEMLTAKQVRDAKAQVLKDVNVDNVILGQYKGYLQEANVNKDSQTETFAALKLTVDNQRWQGVPFYLKTGKYLKNKEASVHIKFKMVKCLLDWCPADSNYLTIKIQPDEGIYLDLNVKKPGVNNQVTPVTMDLCHSSIFGPNTPEAYETLLADVIKGDQCAFVRSDEIILSWKIIEQVQQFEKKLYAYEKGGDGPAQVKQLDSEREITWKA from the coding sequence ATGCAAAACGAATGTACGTTTGTTCTGTTGGGGGCAACGGGTGATCTGGCAAAGCGTAAGCTGATTCCAGCTATATATAAACTTGTTGCCGACAAGATGATTTCAAAATTTGTGTTGGTAGGTGCAGCACTTTCAGATACAACAATTGAGCAGGTGCTATCCGATGGTAAAAAATTTATTACAGGCATTGATGAGCAGGTCTGGCAAAAAATTACCCAGGCGGCTTATTACCATCAGATGGATTTTCATGATGACAGTGCGTATGCGCCATTTTATGAGTTGTTGCAGCGCGTCGAGCAAAAGCATGGTTTGTTTGGCAATAGGATTTATTACCTGGCGGTTATGCCCCAGCACTTCGCATTTTTAACCAGAAACTTAGCTCAGTGTTGTATTGTCAGACAGCGAGATGATCATGGTAACGAGCCGTGGTCGCGCATAGTCTATGAAAAGCCATTTGGTTATGATCTAGTTTCAGCGCAAGAAATTAACGACAGCATAGCTCAGGTATATGATGAAAAACAGGTATACCGTATTGATCATTATCTTGGAAAAGAGCTGGTGAGCAACATAGCGCTAGCACGTTTTACCAACCGCGTTTTTGAGCCGTTGTGGAATAATGAGCATATTGAGTCTGTGCAAATTGTGCTGAGCGAAAAAATTGGCATCGAGGGCAGGGGAGAGTTTTATGATGCTTGTGGTGCGCTTAAAGATGTTGTGCAAAACCATATGCTTCAGATTCTTTCGTTAATTGCAATGGAGCCACCTGAAATGTTGACAGCCAAGCAAGTGCGTGATGCCAAAGCTCAGGTTCTTAAAGACGTTAATGTTGATAACGTTATTTTAGGCCAATACAAGGGGTATTTGCAGGAAGCAAATGTCAATAAAGACTCGCAGACTGAGACATTTGCAGCGCTTAAGCTAACCGTCGATAACCAGCGTTGGCAGGGTGTACCATTTTATTTGAAGACGGGAAAATATCTTAAAAATAAAGAGGCAAGTGTACATATTAAATTTAAGATGGTTAAGTGTCTACTTGACTGGTGTCCCGCAGATTCAAATTACCTGACTATCAAAATTCAGCCCGACGAGGGTATCTATCTTGATTTAAATGTCAAAAAACCTGGAGTAAATAATCAGGTAACGCCTGTAACGATGGATTTATGCCACAGTTCTATTTTTGGACCTAATACGCCAGAGGCCTATGAAACGCTGTTAGCCGATGTTATAAAAGGCGATCAGTGTGCCTTTGTTCGCTCAGATGAAATTATTTTATCCTGGAAGATTATTGAGCAGGTACAGCAATTTGAAAAAAAATTGTATGCCTATGAAAAGGGGGGAGATGGGCCAGCTCAAGTTAAGCAGCTTGATAGTGAAAGGGAAATTACATGGAAAGCATGA
- a CDS encoding F0F1 ATP synthase subunit alpha has translation MKTKETDLIALLEKSLGPQKLKVANLKEVGTVIKVGDGICKVFGLQNAVYGELVKFEGGSQGIVLNLDEDYISVVLLDSSDNVIEQETAQRTGSVFQVPVGEALLGRIINASGKALDGLDEIDPEKMMSIEQPAPPITKRQPVHQPLETGITVIDALFPIGRGQRELVIGNRSTGKTAVVLDTILHQKGKDIICIYVTIGHKQSNTARMIHELERHGAMDYTIIVNADAKETALNQFLAPYTGCTIGEYFMNKGKDALILYDDLSNHAIAYRELSLLLRRPPGREAYPGDIFYIHSRLLERAGKLSDEHGGGSLTAIPIIQTQGDDISAYIPTNLISITDGQIFFDTHLFNNGIRPAVNIGLSVSRVGSAAQTKATKRVASSLKLELAQYLELLAFSQFGSELDKASKKALERGERAIEIFKQAEGETHSFAHQVIFLFLLKENYLDKLSLHNVKPFVTQCASYVQSVYQDVYDEILTTKDLSENTTTQLKKIAEEFLIAFSKS, from the coding sequence ATGAAAACCAAAGAAACAGATCTTATTGCTCTTTTAGAAAAATCTCTTGGCCCCCAAAAACTCAAGGTTGCAAACCTTAAAGAAGTTGGAACCGTCATCAAAGTTGGCGACGGCATTTGTAAGGTTTTTGGCCTTCAAAATGCCGTTTACGGGGAGTTAGTGAAATTTGAAGGAGGAAGCCAGGGAATTGTCCTTAACCTCGACGAAGACTACATTTCAGTTGTTTTGCTTGACAGCTCTGACAACGTCATAGAGCAAGAAACAGCTCAAAGAACAGGATCTGTCTTTCAAGTTCCCGTAGGAGAAGCACTGCTTGGTCGTATCATTAACGCATCCGGCAAAGCACTTGACGGACTTGATGAGATTGACCCTGAAAAAATGATGTCTATAGAACAGCCAGCACCACCCATAACAAAGCGACAACCAGTTCATCAGCCACTTGAAACGGGAATTACCGTTATCGACGCACTTTTCCCCATAGGCAGAGGTCAGCGAGAACTTGTCATTGGCAATAGAAGTACCGGAAAAACAGCGGTTGTTCTGGACACTATCTTACACCAAAAAGGTAAAGACATCATTTGTATCTACGTAACCATAGGGCATAAACAATCAAACACCGCTCGCATGATTCATGAGCTTGAGCGACATGGCGCAATGGATTATACCATCATCGTAAATGCTGATGCTAAAGAAACAGCGCTTAACCAGTTTCTTGCTCCGTACACCGGATGCACCATCGGCGAGTATTTCATGAATAAAGGGAAAGACGCCCTTATCCTATACGACGACCTGAGCAACCATGCAATTGCATACCGCGAGCTCTCACTACTTTTACGTAGACCGCCAGGCCGTGAGGCTTACCCTGGTGACATTTTTTACATTCATTCACGTTTGCTCGAGAGAGCTGGCAAGTTATCTGATGAACATGGCGGGGGATCGCTTACCGCTATTCCAATCATTCAGACACAGGGCGATGATATTTCTGCGTACATTCCAACCAACTTAATTTCCATCACTGATGGTCAAATATTTTTCGACACACACCTTTTTAACAACGGTATTCGTCCTGCTGTCAACATTGGACTATCGGTTTCTCGTGTTGGCAGTGCAGCACAAACAAAAGCAACTAAGCGTGTAGCAAGTTCGCTCAAATTAGAACTCGCTCAATATCTGGAACTTTTAGCATTTTCTCAGTTTGGCTCAGAGCTTGATAAGGCAAGTAAAAAAGCCCTGGAACGCGGAGAACGTGCAATAGAAATATTCAAACAAGCAGAGGGCGAAACCCATTCATTTGCACATCAAGTAATATTCCTTTTCCTTTTAAAGGAAAATTATCTTGATAAGCTTTCTTTACATAACGTAAAGCCATTTGTTACACAATGCGCAAGCTACGTTCAAAGCGTTTATCAAGATGTTTATGACGAAATCTTAACAACTAAGGATCTTTCTGAAAATACAACGACTCAGCTAAAAAAGATTGCTGAAGAATTCTTGATAGCGTTTAGCAAGTCGTAA